The nucleotide sequence CGTTCGCCCCGGTGGACACGATCATCCGTCGGAACGCGGGCGACCTCCGGGTGAGTGCGGGGGCGGCGGAGGAACTCGCCCGGCGCATCCAGGATCACGGGGCGGACCTCGCCGCCGACGCGGCCGACCACGCGACGGCGGACGGGCGAAAGACCCTGATGGCCGCCGACTTCGGCGTCGAGCAGGTCGTCGACAGGGAGTCGCTCGAACTGCCCGTTGCGCCCGTCGACCGCATCGCCCGGCTCGAAATCGACGGTCGCTATCGCGTGTCGATGGACGCACGGATCGCCCTCGCCGACATCCTCGAGGATTACGCCGACAACGTCGCGGCCGCGGCGGCGACGCTCGCGGATCACGCCGACCGGCGAACGATCCAAGCCGAGGACATCGAGACGTACTTCGCCCTCTTCGAATAGATGCAGTTCGGCTACACCGAAACCTGTCTCGGGCACGACACGGGCGAGCGGCACCCGGAGACGGCCGACCGGCTGCGGGCCATCCGACAGCAGCTCTCGCGCCGGCACGCCG is from Haloplanus salinarum and encodes:
- a CDS encoding histone family protein translates to MSVELPFAPVDTIIRRNAGDLRVSAGAAEELARRIQDHGADLAADAADHATADGRKTLMAADFGVEQVVDRESLELPVAPVDRIARLEIDGRYRVSMDARIALADILEDYADNVAAAAATLADHADRRTIQAEDIETYFALFE